In the Malania oleifera isolate guangnan ecotype guangnan chromosome 1, ASM2987363v1, whole genome shotgun sequence genome, one interval contains:
- the LOC131159949 gene encoding putative glutamine amidotransferase GAT1_2.1 has product MADHLSSVNPRPRILIVSRRTLRKNKFVDFVGEYHLDLIVQNGAVPVIVPRVSGMEKLLHSFEPIHGVLLCEGEDIDPSFYDTSSTLSRQELEQIRNLHASDTTVDREKDLIEFELVKLCLQRNIPYLGICRGSQLLNVACGGTLYQDIEAELPKECPNQGRLVAHINYDNYDGHRHAIKLVKDTPLYCWFKDSLAEEGVEEILVNSYHHQGVKELARRFVPMAFAPDGLVEGFYGANSYDPNEGRFFMGLQFHPERMRKPDSEEFDYPGCPRAYQEFVRAVIAYQKKVVISECVPKSPRLALELKESKSRIIAGSNSSSVTPVLHPWKEGELEAGAGFLELCSKGWISPQQQVENGSAIMAMQMGGTALRDASFNMGISGGREKMAKHAIGRLSVEQLSDLMSLYHWMGQACSEVLLHRKLQLSQPKAL; this is encoded by the exons ATGGCTGATCACCTTTCCTCCGTAAACCCTCGTCCTCGCATCCTCATCGTCTCCAGGCGAACCCTTCGCAAAAATAAGTTCGTAGATTTTGTGG GTGAATATCATCTCGATCTAATTGTACAGAATGGGGCAGTCCCAGTAATTGTTCCCAGAGTGTCGGGAATGGAAAAGTTGCTTCACAGCTTTGAACCCATACATGGCGTTCTACTCTGCGAAGGAGAGGACATTGATCCCTCATTTTATGACACTTCTTCTACTCTTTCGCGACAAGAATTAGAACAAATCAGGAACTTGCACGCCAGTGATACCACCGTAGACAGGGAGAAAGACCTTATCGAATTTGAACTAGTGAAGCTTTGTCTCCAAAGGAACATACCCTACTTGGGAATCTGCAGAGGGTCACAGCTCCTAAACGTTGCATGCGGGGGTACCCTTTACCAGGACATAGAGGCAGAACTCCCTAAGGAATGTCCCAACCAAGGTCGCCTCGTGGCTCACATTAACTATGATAACTACGATGGCCATCGCCATGCAATTAAGTTGGTGAAGGACACCCCTTTGTATTGTTGGTTCAAGGATTCTTTGGCTGAAGAGGGCGTCGAAGAGATCTTGGTTAATAGCTATCACCATCAGGGGGTGAAGGAATTAGCCCGTCGCTTTGTTCCCATGGCTTTTGCTCCGGACGGGCTGGTTGAGGGGTTTTATGGTGCAAATTCTTATGATCCCAATGAGGGTAGGTTTTTTATGGGACTTCAATTCCATCCTGAGAGGATGAGAAAGCCAGATTCCGAGGAGTTTGACTATCCGGGCTGTCCACGTGCTTACCAG GAATTTGTGCGAGCAGTAATTGCTTACCAGAAGAAGGTTGTCATCTCAGAATGTGTGCCTAAATCTCCAAGGCTTGCCCTGGAATTGAAGGAGAGTAAGAGCAGGATCATTGCCGGAAGTAACAGCTCATCTGTCACTCCCGTTTTGCATCCATGGAAAGAAGGCGAGCTCGAGGCTGGAGCAGGATTTTTGGAG CTCTGCAGCAAAGGTTGGATTAGTCCACAGCAGCAAGTAGAGAACGGCAGTGCAATAATGGCGATGCAAATGGGAGGAACAGCTCTGAGGGATGCATCGTTTAACATGGGAATCAGTGGCGGGCGGGAAAAGATGGCAAAACATGCGATTGGGAGGTTGTCAGTGGAGCAGTTATCTGATCTCATGTCTCTCTACCACTGGATGGGGCAAGCATGCTCTGAAGTACTTTTACACCGAAAGCTGCAGCTTTCTCAGCCCAAGGCATTATAA